The window CTGGGGGTCGCTGCGATCGCCTTAACCGGCAGTATGATTCTGGCCCAGCTGCTGGGTCGCTCTATTTTGAAGCGCGTGAAAAACCTGCATCAAGCAGCCTGGCAATTTGGCATGGGCGATCGCAGCGTCCGTGCTGACATTTTCTCGACTGACGAACTAGGCCAGGTCGCCCAGTCCTTTAACCAGCTCGCCGACAACATCACCAACTCAGAAGCTCTGCTACAGCAGCAAAAGGAGCGCCAGGGGGCCAACGCCAACCGCGCCCGCTTACTCGCTGACCTGACCACCCGCATTCGTCAATCCCTCGACCCCGCAACCATCGTCGACACTGCCGTAGAGGGCATTAAAGGGGTTCTGGCCGTTGATCGCGTCCTGTTCTACCGCTTCAACACTGACCTCACCAGCGGCGAGATTACATCTGAAGCCGTGGATCGTCCCTGGAAACAAGCAAAAGGCTCAACGATTGAAGATCCCCTCACCCCAGAGGCCCTGGCCCGCTACCGGACAGGCCAGGTCACTTACATGGAAAATCGAGAGCAGGCCAAAATTTCCCACTGCCACTGTGAAATTCTGGAGCGCTTAGAGGTTAAAGCCAACATGGTGGCTCCTCTGTCAGTGGGAGACGCACTCCTCGGTTTGCTCTGCGTGCACAAATGTTCGGCCCCCCACAAGTGGGAACCCGAAGAAATTGACCTGCTACAGCAGCTGGCCGTTCAAATTAGTGCAGCTTTAACCCAAGCGCGTTTGCTAACCGAACAACGCAAAACCGTTGCTCGAGAACGACAGCTGGCTGAAATCACCGGCCTAATCCGTCAGTCCCTTGACGAAGAAAGCATCTTCGCCACCTCGGTCGAGGGCTTGCGAGAAGTCCTCAACGTCGATCGAATGCTGATTTACCGCTTCAGTTCCGACTTCAAAAGCGGTGAAATTACAGCCGAATCGGTAGTGGGCGATTGGGTAAGAGCCAAAGGAACGCTGATTGAAGATCCGCTGACGCCGGAAGATTTGGAACGCTACTACACCGGCCACGTCACCTACCGAGAAGACCGGAACAACGAACACGAAGCTGGGGCCATCACCCACTGCCACTGCGCCATTTTAGAGCGGCTACAGGTACAGGCCAACATGGTCGCTCCCCTGTTTGTAGGCGATAACCTCATCGGGTTACTCTGTGCCCACCAATGCTCTGGCCCCCGTCGCTGGGATGAGCTCGAAATCAACTTCGTCAAGCAGGTCGCCATCCAACTCGGCTTCGCCGTAGAACAGGCTCGCTTATTTTCTCAAACCCAGGCCCTCTCAGAAGAACATCTGCTGCGAGAGCAGGAGCTACAGGCCCAGCTCGTACAGTTGCTCACCGATGTAGAAGGGGCGTCCCAGGGTGACCTCACCGTCCGAGCTGATGTGACCGCAGGCGAAATTGGCACCGTAGCTGACTTCTTTAATGCCATTGTGGAAAGCTTGCGTCAGATCGTCATCAAGGTGAAGCAGTCAGCCGAACTGGTAAACGTCTCGGTCGGAGAAAACGAAGGCGCCGTCGAAAGCCTGGCCCAAGACGCGCTCAAACAAGCCGAAGAGGTCACCCATATTCTGACACCCTTAGACCAAATGACCCGGTCTATTCAGCAAGTGGCAGATAGTGCCCAGCAGACCGCGCTTGTGGCTAACAATGCCTCTAGCACTGCCGAAACGAGCGGTCAGGCGATGGACCTAACGGTGCAGAACATCCTCAACCTGCGGGAAATCATTGGCGAAACCTCCAAAAAAGTGAAGCGTCTTGGGGAGTCATCTCAGCAAATTTCTAAGGTGGTGTCCCTGATTAATCAAATCGCCATGCAGACTAACTTATTAGCAATTAACGCGGGCATTGAAGCAGCCAGGGCTGGAGAAGAAGGTCAAGGATTTGCAGTAGTGGCTGAAGAAGTCGGTGAACTGGCCGCCCGTTCTGCCGATGCGACCCAGGAAATTGAGCGGATTGTCGAAACCATTCAGCGGGAAACCGTCGAGGTCGTCGACGCAATGGAGCAGAGCACAACTGAAGTGGTTGCCGGGACTCGCCTGGTAGAAGACGCCAAGCAAAACCTGAGTCGCATTTTAGAGGTTTCCATGGAGATCGATGAGCTAGCGCAGTCTGTTTCTGAAGCCACCGTTTCCCAAGTGGAGGTGTCTGAAACAGTCACCTATCTGATGCAGGACATTGCCCAGGTCTCAAGGCGGACCTCTGAGTCTTCATTGCAAATCTCCGATTCCCTGCGGCAGACCATTAATGTGGCCCGAGCCCTTCAAGAATCTGTCGGGATGTTCAAGACAGGTGAGTAGCGGCAGGGAGATTGGGAAGTCAGGGGGTAGATTCAACGCTCCCCCGTTTCCCCCTCCCGCTTTTCCCTTGCGTCTTTCCCCTTGCACTGGTCTTCATTGATATACGCTATGGTTGACGACAAAGAGCTTGAAATCCGGCTTCAGTTTCTTGACGAGGCCCAGGAATATTTAAATACCCTGGAAACGCGCCTGATGGGTTTAACCCAGGGCTTTGATGGGGAAACAATTAACGATGCCTTGCGGGCAGCCCATTCCATTAAAGGCGGTGCCGCACTGATGGGGCTACAAACCTTAAGTGAGCTGGCTCACCGGCTAGAAGATGGCCTCAAGGTTCTTAAAATCCAGCGGAGCAAAGTGACCGTTGATGCCAGCCTAGAACAGCAGCTCATGGCTGCTGTTGACTGTATGGGACAGGTGATGCGGCAGAGTCATCGGCATCTGCTGCAGGGCCAGGATGACCCCACGCCGGTGGATCAAGTCTGGCTGCAGCAGCAGGTAGATCCCATTTTTGACGAGCTACATCAGCGTTTAGGGGATCCAGAAGAGGAAGATGCCTATTCAATGCTGTCTCCCGAAGACGGTCAAGACATTATTCCCTTGCTGTTTCAAAGCGAAGTGGAAGGCTGCCTACAGCGCCTGGAATCTGTCCTGGCAGATCGCTCTCCCCGCCTGCGAGAGGAAGTGCAGATTTTAGCTCAAGAGCTGGGCGGTCTGGGAGAAATGCTACAGCTAGCAGCCTTTAGTCGATTATGTCAGTCCATCGACGACCAGGTCGGAATTGCCACAGATGACCAGTTGCTATCAGCCTCTCAAGCAGCGCTAGACACCTGGCGGCAGGTTCAAGGATTAGTCCTGAGCGGCAACCTGGGGGCAATTCCAGATCAGTTCATGGGCAGCCAAGATGCTGTCGTCGAAGCTGCCTCTGACGCGCCCTCTGACGCACCCTCTGACGCGCAAGTGGTTGAACCTCTGTCTGAAGAGTGGCCAGACTATCCAGACGAACTGGAGGTCTTCGACGATGCAGTCGATGAAGACATTGAAGTCGATGAAGACATTACGGAAACGCTATATTCCACTTCACCCATCGCTACCGCTACCCCCGGGTTCTTCCCCAATTCTTCTGAGACGACAGAGGCAGTTACCCCTGAGAGCATCAATACCGAGGCCTTTAACGCTTTTGATACTGCATCCGAGGCGATCCCTGATTCAGCTGCAGCGGGTTCAACAGCTCAGATGCCGCCGAGTACAGAAGACCCCTCTCCACCTGAGACAGGCCCTGTCCCCGACAGCACGGTGCGAGTGCCTGTCAAACAAATCAACCAGCTCAGTGACCTGTTTGGAGAACTGATTATCGAGCGCAACCGCCTGGAACTAGAAGTGAAGCGGTTGCGCCATTTAGTCGGAACGTTACAGGGTCGAATGCGCACGTTGGATCACGTCAATGGTGATTTGCGGAACGCCTACGACCGAGTCGCTACCCAAAGCGAATCTCCCTTATCACAATCCATCAATGTCTCTGGGGAGGAGGATCCAAACCAGCAATTCGATGTTTTGGAATTAGATCGCTACCGAGAACAACATCTGCCATTCCGCGAGATTATTGAAACCATTGTTCAACTGCAGGAAGTCGGGGATGACATTGATCTGTCCCTAGACCAGACAGAACAAACGACCCGCAGCTTGCGCAAGACCTCCCGTCAGCTGCAAAAGTATCTGACCCAACTGCGCATGCGTCCCCTTTCTGACGTGTTCGATCGCTTCCCTCGGGCACTACGGCAAATGTCGCTGCAGTACGACAAGCCGGTAGAACTCCAGTTACAAGGGGAGCGGACGCTGGTGGATCGCAATGTCTTAGAGGCCCTGCAGGAACCGTTGATGCATATCATCCGCAACTGCTTTGACCACGGCATTGAAGAGAAGGAAACGCGCCAGCAACGGAATAAATCTGCCACGGGCACGATCGCCATTTCGGCCTATCAGCGGAGTGGCCGCACCATTATCACGATTCGAGATGATGGGAGCGGCATTCCCCTCGAGAAAGTTCGCGATCGCGCTTGCCAGATGGGCCTCGATGAAACCCTATTAGCCGCTGCCAGCAAACAAGACCTGCTGTCGTTAATTTTTGAGCCTGGCTTTAGCACCGCCAGCCAGGTCACAGACCTCTCAGGTCGCGGGGTCGGCATGGATGTGGTGCGCAGCAAGCTGAAAGAAATTCGCGGCGACATCCAAGTGGATACCGAGGCCGGAGTCGGCACCGTGTTTACCCTGTCGATTCCGTTCACCCTATCGGTGACACGGGTACTGATTGTAGAAAGTCGCGGCTTACGCATGGCCTTCCCGGTCGATGCGGTTGAGGAAATGTTTGCCCTCACCTCGGAAGAAATTCTCTCCACTGCCGGGAAAGACAGCTTTGAATGGAATGGGGAACTGTTGCAGTTGGTGCGGCTATCTGACTGGCTCCGCTTTAACTGCCCAGTGTCTCTGGAGAGTCCAGAAATTGCCCCGGCGATTTCTTCTCCAACGGTCTTGCTGGTGCAATATCAACAGCGCCTGGTAGGTATCCAGGTAGAACGCTCCTGGGGTGAGCAAGAAATTGCGCTGCGCCGAGTGGTCGGCCCCTTACCCCTCCCCTCCGGGTTCAATAGCTGCACTATTTTGGGGGATGGCCAGGTGATTCCGCTGGTGAGTGTCCCTGAACTGCTCTATTGGATCGCCAGCTGTGAAGCGTCCAGCCCAGCTGAACCGGCAACAAACCTGCCCAGCTATCTGCCCCATGAAGCCGCAAACAATGGCGGCATGAGCAGGCCCCGCAAACCGACCATTCTGGTTATAGATGACTCCATTAACGTGCGCCGCTTTATGGCCCTCACCCTTGAGAAAGCCGGTTACCAAGTCGCCCAAGCTAAAGACGGCCAGGACGCCCTGGATAAACTCGATGCTGGATTAGCCGTGGAAGCCATCATTTGCGATGTGGAAATGCCCCGGTTAGACGGGTATGGTTTCCTTTCTCGACTCAAAACCAAAGACCAGCACAAGCATCTACCCGTCGCGATGCTGACCTCTCGCAGCGGCCAGAAACATCGTCAAATGGCCATGAACTTAGGGGCAGCTGCCTATTTCACTAAGCCCTATAACGAACAGACCCTGCTGCAGACCTTAGAGGATCTGATTTACCCTGCCCTGGTTAATTAGGAGGTTGCTATGCCCCAACATGCCCTGGTGCGAGTCCGCCGCCTCCAACCTAAAGAACCGGTTCTGCGGCTGATTGCCTTTCAACTACGCCAACACTGGTTCTGCCTACCCTTGGCCCGAGCCCGTCGGGTATTGTCTCAGCAGACGGTACGCGCAGATCTCGACCAAGAGATGGGGCTCATTCAACTACAAAATGAAACCATTCCCATTGTGGATACTGCCAGCCTAGTGTTTGAGGCGTCCCCCCGTTTACCTGGGTCGGGAGGGGCGCCATCCAACCCGCCACCCGCCCCAGTGACGTCAAGCATTCTCGTGGTTGATCTCTCTCAGGGAGGGGCGGTGGGGCTATTAATCGATGGCACCCCGACGATCAAACGAGTCCGCCAGTCAGCCCTGCGCCCGGTGCCTCAAATGTATCTCACGATCAACCATCTGCGAGGCATCAACGGGGTTGTTGATTTAACCCAGAGCACATCTGCCGATCACTCTTCCCAGCTCCTGCTCTTGTTAGAAATGGATGCGCTGCTGCCCCCCTCACCATCTCCTTAGGCAGGGCTCTAGGGGCATATAGTCTTGTTCAGTTGAGTCCAGTACATCTGGGTCAAGACAGGGTCTAGGGTTTGGGGTCTAGGGTGTACTTGATCAGCCTACAGACCACGATAGAATCACTCTCCAAGCCCCGGCCACGCTGCCATCGGCGTTTCAGTCGTGACCCGGTGCATCCCCGCATCGGCAAAGCGCTGGAACGCTTCATTTGCAGCGTCTGTAAAGTCCACCACGTCCGGAACCACAACGGGGGATGTGCAGTCCTCTAGCAAATAGACTTTCTGGGCCAGACTGGAATCGCGGCCCCTGATTTCTGAGAGCAAATCATCCACAGACCAGGCCACACAGTGACTTTTCGCCTGCCCTGCCACAATAATGGCGTCGAAGGTCAACAGGAAGTCGGTGAACGCCGTATTTTTGTGGGCGATCGCAGTGCCTTGCCCATCTTCCAGCACCTCAGGACTCAGCACCGAGTAGTTTTCCGTTAAGGGATTACTGCCCTTGATTTCGTAGCGGGTCGGGCTGTTGCGAGCAATGGAATGGAAAAAGCAGGCATCTTCCACTGCTGATACCAGCGCGTGGCCGATCCCCCCCAGCATGGAGTGATAGGGCCAAATCGTTAAGGGATATTTGCCGTCCTGGCTCAGGCGTTGAGTGTAATGCAGCGCAAATTGCTGCGCGTCAGGGGCAGAGAGATGGGGCGCGATCGCGGCATTGACCCGCCACTTCCCAGCCACCACATCATCATAATTAATCAGGGTCATGGGGGCAGGGGGGGTTCCATCCGCATCTATCCAAAACAGGGGATGAAAAATTTGCGCTGCCGTGTGGGTATCCAGGGTGGGGGCGATGGTCGTAAGGGTGCCCAGGTTTTCGTAAATGAACCGACACAGACGCTGATTGTCTTCCACCGCCCCCCTACCAGAGCGGCCTCCCACAAACAGCTCAAACTCAGGCAGGCAAAACGTATTTTGCACATCAATCAGCAGCAGACAGATGCGGCGGCGATCGCGATTAGCAGAGGAAATGCCCTGTTGCTGAGCCCAGCATCGGGCGTCATGGGCGCGATCTTGGTAAGGAACTCGATAAACCTGATCGACCTTTTGGGCGTCAAAAGACGCTGGCATCGAGGGTTGAGTTTGCAGGGGCATGGGGTTTAGAACCGTGAACCTTATTTGCCAAGCAGGGCCTTGCGCCCCAGTAACCAGTAGGTCATCATTTCGCCTTTGCCTTTAACGTTAATGATGCCTCGTTCCTCAAAATGGTAATGGTTCTTGAGGTGTTCGTGTACTTCGGCGGTGACTTGAATGGTATTGGCAACGCCTTGAGACTCCATGCGACTGGCCACATTGACCGCATCTCCCCACAGGTCGTAAGAGAATTTCTTCAGACCAATCACCCCAGCAACAACAGGCCCGGTGCCAATCCCAATACGGAGCTGAAACGGGGAATCATCCTGGCGCTTAAATTGGGCGATCGCCGCCTGCATGTCTAACGCCATTTCAGCAATGGCATGGGTATGGTTGGGGATGGGATTCGGAATCCCACCAACGACCATGTAGGCATCCCCAATGGTCTTAATTTTCTCTAGATGATGGCGTTCCGCCAGATGGTCAAAGGCCGAGAAAATCTCATTGAGCAAATCCACCAGCTCAGTCGGGGGTAATGCCGCCGACAGCTCCGTAAAGTTCACAATATCGGCAAAGAGGATGGTGGCCTCATCAAAGCGGTAGGCAATGGACTGGGTATTCCGCTTGAGCTGATCGGCAATGGCGGCAGGCAAAATGTTGAGCAGCAGGCGTTCTGAACGTTCTTGCTCCATGCGGAGGGCTTCTTCAATTTCCTTACGATCTGTAATGTCAGTCAAAAAGCCTTCTACCACAATGGGCTGGTCGGGCTCAGACGAAACACTAATGCCCTTTTCTAAGACCCACTTCTCTTGGCCGTTTGCCGTCAAAATACGGTAAGTCATTTGGAAGTGGTGGCCGTAGGTTAATGCCCGCTCTAACTCACCCCGGACATAGCTGCGATCATCGGGATGCACTAACGTTTCAAAGGGAACCGCATCGACCCCCAACAGGTTGGCGGGGGTATACCCGGTCAGCTCATAGCATCCATCGCTGACAAACGCGAGGGTCCACTTCTGGTCATAGTGTCGCCGATAGGCCATACCCGCCAAGTTCCCCAGCAGGGTGGCTAAGGTGCGCTGGCTTTCCCGCAGGGCTTCTTCAGCCTGGCGACGCTGGGTGATATCAGCAACGGTACCTTCGTAGTATTGAATCTGATCGCGATCGTCCCTGACCGCCCGGACATTCTCAGACACCCAAATCACCATGCCATCAGCACGATAGACCTGGGACTCAAACTCAAACACCGCACCTTGGGTATGCAGTCGCTGGAGCATGACCCGTCGCCGGTCTTCATCCACATAGAGGCGATCGATGTTCCCGACCTGCTCCATCAGCTCAGCCGGGCTGAGATAGCCATACATCCTGGCCAATGCCGGGTTGACGCTAAAGTATCGGGCATCGGGGCTGGCCTGAAAAATTCCCTCAACGCTGTTTTCAAAAATGCTGCGGTATTTCTCTTCGGCTTTTCGCAGCGCAACGTCAGCCCGTCGCCTTTCAGTAATGTCTCGCGCCACCCAAATCACGCGATTATCTGGCATAGGGGAAATGATCGCGGTGTACCAAACGGTGTTATCAAAGTCATCCAACGCCACCTGGCCACTCGCCTCACTGCCTCGCTGCCAGTCACCAACCGGGAGACTGTACTCCAGCCGCACCGGTTTTCGCATATTCAAAGCCTGCTGAATATGGCGCATAAACAAGCTGGCCTGATAGGGAGGCAACACCTCGTATACAGTGCGCCCGATTCGTTCAGTCCCAGGGCTAAAAAGGAGCTGAGAATTCGTTGCCACCATGTTTAGATAACGACCATCGTTATCAAAAACTGTGATCACATCAGTCATCGCGGCAAACAGCGCCCTTAATTCAGCCTCAGAGGCTCGCAGGGCTTCTTCCACCCGATGCCGTTCTCGAATTTCAGCCAGCAATCGCTGGTTCGAGTCGGTCAATGCTGCCGTCCGTCGCTCGACCCGTTGTTCCAACTCTTCGTTGGCCCGTTGCAGGGCGGCTTCGGCTTCCTTACGGTGGGTAATATCTTCAACCGTACCTTCGTAGTACCGAATCTCATTTCGCTTGTTATGGACGGCACGGGCATTCTCAGAAATCCAAATAACGGTGCCGTCTTTGCGATAAACCTGAGATTCAAAGTTGGTGACCGCGCCATCGCGCTGGAGCGCGGCAATGAATTCTCTCCGACGTTCGGGGGAAACATAAAGCTGCTGCTGAACGCTGGTAATTTCCAGCATCATCTTTTCAGCAGAACCATAGCCATAAATTCGGGCCAGGGCTGGGTTGGCACTGAGATAACGACCATCCGTTGTCGTTTGGAAAATCCCTTCAACCGTATTTTCAAAAATGTTGCGATATTTTGCCTCGGCTTGGCGCAGGGCTTCTTCAGCTCGATTCCGCTTGGTGATGTCGATCCCAACGGTGAATGCAGCTTTGCCCTGGTTATATTTTTGCGCCACGATCAAGAACCGTCGCTTGTCTCCGGCGACCTGGGCTGAGACTTCTCGATAGGCTTCTTGCTGACTGCTTTGGAAAAAATCCTGGACGAACTGGTTAAATTCATTACTGGTATGGAGAAATCCAATATCTTGCCCGGTAAAAGACTCAACGGGCATATTGAAAATCTTTGCCAGATGCTTGTTGACCCCTAGATAACGCAAATCATCGCTGATCCAAGACACGATGCCGGGCACAGCATCGAGGACAGCCTGCAGCTGGTCGCGGGCACCTCTCAGGTTATTTTCTGCCTGACTGCGCTCGACAACTTCGGCCACCAGCGTGTCGTTAGACTCGCGTAAGGCAGCGGTTTGCTCGACAAACTTCTGCCTCAGGATCCTAATTTCTTCTTGGGTTTCCGTTAGCGCCTGGGTGCGATCGCTCAGTTTCAGCTTGAGATCTTTCATCTCACGCCTGAGGGCAATCACTTCTTGGCGCAGAGCTTCCTCTGTTTTAATCTCGTCAATGTCTGTTTGGGATGATGCAGCACCAACGTCTGTCTGCGATAACGATGATCGCTCAATCATGATGGATGGGGTCCAGTCGAACAGCCAAGTCAGACAACCTCACACCGAAGTCACTTACTCACGGGAACAAAAGACGGAATTATAAGGTTACACATCCTTCATCCACTTATTGAGACGAGAATTCCGGCTAATTTGAGAATTTCATGCAGCAGTGCAGATGC is drawn from Leptolyngbya sp. SIO1E4 and contains these coding sequences:
- a CDS encoding response regulator → MVDDKELEIRLQFLDEAQEYLNTLETRLMGLTQGFDGETINDALRAAHSIKGGAALMGLQTLSELAHRLEDGLKVLKIQRSKVTVDASLEQQLMAAVDCMGQVMRQSHRHLLQGQDDPTPVDQVWLQQQVDPIFDELHQRLGDPEEEDAYSMLSPEDGQDIIPLLFQSEVEGCLQRLESVLADRSPRLREEVQILAQELGGLGEMLQLAAFSRLCQSIDDQVGIATDDQLLSASQAALDTWRQVQGLVLSGNLGAIPDQFMGSQDAVVEAASDAPSDAPSDAQVVEPLSEEWPDYPDELEVFDDAVDEDIEVDEDITETLYSTSPIATATPGFFPNSSETTEAVTPESINTEAFNAFDTASEAIPDSAAAGSTAQMPPSTEDPSPPETGPVPDSTVRVPVKQINQLSDLFGELIIERNRLELEVKRLRHLVGTLQGRMRTLDHVNGDLRNAYDRVATQSESPLSQSINVSGEEDPNQQFDVLELDRYREQHLPFREIIETIVQLQEVGDDIDLSLDQTEQTTRSLRKTSRQLQKYLTQLRMRPLSDVFDRFPRALRQMSLQYDKPVELQLQGERTLVDRNVLEALQEPLMHIIRNCFDHGIEEKETRQQRNKSATGTIAISAYQRSGRTIITIRDDGSGIPLEKVRDRACQMGLDETLLAAASKQDLLSLIFEPGFSTASQVTDLSGRGVGMDVVRSKLKEIRGDIQVDTEAGVGTVFTLSIPFTLSVTRVLIVESRGLRMAFPVDAVEEMFALTSEEILSTAGKDSFEWNGELLQLVRLSDWLRFNCPVSLESPEIAPAISSPTVLLVQYQQRLVGIQVERSWGEQEIALRRVVGPLPLPSGFNSCTILGDGQVIPLVSVPELLYWIASCEASSPAEPATNLPSYLPHEAANNGGMSRPRKPTILVIDDSINVRRFMALTLEKAGYQVAQAKDGQDALDKLDAGLAVEAIICDVEMPRLDGYGFLSRLKTKDQHKHLPVAMLTSRSGQKHRQMAMNLGAAAYFTKPYNEQTLLQTLEDLIYPALVN
- a CDS encoding isochorismatase, with translation MPLQTQPSMPASFDAQKVDQVYRVPYQDRAHDARCWAQQQGISSANRDRRRICLLLIDVQNTFCLPEFELFVGGRSGRGAVEDNQRLCRFIYENLGTLTTIAPTLDTHTAAQIFHPLFWIDADGTPPAPMTLINYDDVVAGKWRVNAAIAPHLSAPDAQQFALHYTQRLSQDGKYPLTIWPYHSMLGGIGHALVSAVEDACFFHSIARNSPTRYEIKGSNPLTENYSVLSPEVLEDGQGTAIAHKNTAFTDFLLTFDAIIVAGQAKSHCVAWSVDDLLSEIRGRDSSLAQKVYLLEDCTSPVVVPDVVDFTDAANEAFQRFADAGMHRVTTETPMAAWPGLGE
- a CDS encoding chemotaxis protein CheW, producing the protein MPQHALVRVRRLQPKEPVLRLIAFQLRQHWFCLPLARARRVLSQQTVRADLDQEMGLIQLQNETIPIVDTASLVFEASPRLPGSGGAPSNPPPAPVTSSILVVDLSQGGAVGLLIDGTPTIKRVRQSALRPVPQMYLTINHLRGINGVVDLTQSTSADHSSQLLLLLEMDALLPPSPSP
- a CDS encoding PAS domain S-box protein, with the protein product MIERSSLSQTDVGAASSQTDIDEIKTEEALRQEVIALRREMKDLKLKLSDRTQALTETQEEIRILRQKFVEQTAALRESNDTLVAEVVERSQAENNLRGARDQLQAVLDAVPGIVSWISDDLRYLGVNKHLAKIFNMPVESFTGQDIGFLHTSNEFNQFVQDFFQSSQQEAYREVSAQVAGDKRRFLIVAQKYNQGKAAFTVGIDITKRNRAEEALRQAEAKYRNIFENTVEGIFQTTTDGRYLSANPALARIYGYGSAEKMMLEITSVQQQLYVSPERRREFIAALQRDGAVTNFESQVYRKDGTVIWISENARAVHNKRNEIRYYEGTVEDITHRKEAEAALQRANEELEQRVERRTAALTDSNQRLLAEIRERHRVEEALRASEAELRALFAAMTDVITVFDNDGRYLNMVATNSQLLFSPGTERIGRTVYEVLPPYQASLFMRHIQQALNMRKPVRLEYSLPVGDWQRGSEASGQVALDDFDNTVWYTAIISPMPDNRVIWVARDITERRRADVALRKAEEKYRSIFENSVEGIFQASPDARYFSVNPALARMYGYLSPAELMEQVGNIDRLYVDEDRRRVMLQRLHTQGAVFEFESQVYRADGMVIWVSENVRAVRDDRDQIQYYEGTVADITQRRQAEEALRESQRTLATLLGNLAGMAYRRHYDQKWTLAFVSDGCYELTGYTPANLLGVDAVPFETLVHPDDRSYVRGELERALTYGHHFQMTYRILTANGQEKWVLEKGISVSSEPDQPIVVEGFLTDITDRKEIEEALRMEQERSERLLLNILPAAIADQLKRNTQSIAYRFDEATILFADIVNFTELSAALPPTELVDLLNEIFSAFDHLAERHHLEKIKTIGDAYMVVGGIPNPIPNHTHAIAEMALDMQAAIAQFKRQDDSPFQLRIGIGTGPVVAGVIGLKKFSYDLWGDAVNVASRMESQGVANTIQVTAEVHEHLKNHYHFEERGIINVKGKGEMMTYWLLGRKALLGK
- a CDS encoding GAF domain-containing protein, with product MTTEFPPSSRNLSANVTEGTSEINGTRIFNDNDTHNTNGANGKMSRDKSENLLAVDANPTATNDRTPPPNTDTDPKMTVTQPTRFRWLQWLSNFKLGQKQLISILATELIAVVGLVGAGSFLIITNGRSELAEQAKSELALQETEYNIKIDQMGLGFRNQSNNSALVDVAQLYAEGESPSTAAIAATRQLLENTLETYQIEYATLVGDDLRIIASANGDRAGEKFDPQGLVGTVLQNPRQVKVSAIVSQAELQNEQPSLPTNFSGEDALIRYTLTPITDPTSGTALGVLVSGDIVNGKPAIVENTLNSFETGYSAIYQYQADGGFTLATSLNIPDGGAAAANISLETSDLLEQATAADGEVVSGRAPIGDETYTLAAKAIENFNGEPVAILVRGTSEASLNALVSHSLKLQLGVAAIALTGSMILAQLLGRSILKRVKNLHQAAWQFGMGDRSVRADIFSTDELGQVAQSFNQLADNITNSEALLQQQKERQGANANRARLLADLTTRIRQSLDPATIVDTAVEGIKGVLAVDRVLFYRFNTDLTSGEITSEAVDRPWKQAKGSTIEDPLTPEALARYRTGQVTYMENREQAKISHCHCEILERLEVKANMVAPLSVGDALLGLLCVHKCSAPHKWEPEEIDLLQQLAVQISAALTQARLLTEQRKTVARERQLAEITGLIRQSLDEESIFATSVEGLREVLNVDRMLIYRFSSDFKSGEITAESVVGDWVRAKGTLIEDPLTPEDLERYYTGHVTYREDRNNEHEAGAITHCHCAILERLQVQANMVAPLFVGDNLIGLLCAHQCSGPRRWDELEINFVKQVAIQLGFAVEQARLFSQTQALSEEHLLREQELQAQLVQLLTDVEGASQGDLTVRADVTAGEIGTVADFFNAIVESLRQIVIKVKQSAELVNVSVGENEGAVESLAQDALKQAEEVTHILTPLDQMTRSIQQVADSAQQTALVANNASSTAETSGQAMDLTVQNILNLREIIGETSKKVKRLGESSQQISKVVSLINQIAMQTNLLAINAGIEAARAGEEGQGFAVVAEEVGELAARSADATQEIERIVETIQRETVEVVDAMEQSTTEVVAGTRLVEDAKQNLSRILEVSMEIDELAQSVSEATVSQVEVSETVTYLMQDIAQVSRRTSESSLQISDSLRQTINVARALQESVGMFKTGE